A window of Ipomoea triloba cultivar NCNSP0323 chromosome 2, ASM357664v1 contains these coding sequences:
- the LOC116010608 gene encoding DNA mismatch repair protein MSH2, with protein MDDKFEEQNKLPELKLDAKQAQGFLSFFKTLPSDTRVVRFFDRRDYYTAHGNNATFIAKTYYHTTTALRQLGSGPGAISSVSVSRNMFETIARDLLLERTDHTLELYEGSGSNWRLVKTGTPGNLGSFEDILFANNEMQDSPVIVALVPNIRENGCVVGLGYVDLTKRMLGLTEFLDDSHFTNVESALVALGCKECLVPVESTKSSECRALQEVMARCGVMVTERKKSEFKGRDLVQDLGRLVKGSIEPVRDLVSGFELAPGALGSILCYAELLADENNYGNYTIRRYDLDSYMKLDSAAMRALNVLESKSDANKNFSLFGLMNRTCTAGMGKRLLHMWLKQPLLDVNEINCRLDLVQAFVEDAELRQGLRQHLKRISDVERLVRNLEKKRAGLVHIVKLYQSSIRLPYIKGALERYDGQFASLIKERYLDHLNYWTDDNHLNKFIGLVETSIDLDQLENGEYMISAAYDSNLSSLKNEQESLERQIHNLHKQTANDLDLAIDKLKLDKGPQFGHVFRITKKEEPKVRKKLNTQFIILETRKDGVKFTNTKLKKLGDQYQKIVEEYKNCQKELVARVVQTASSFSEVFEGIAVLLSELDVLLSFADLAANCPTPYTRPDITPPDVGDIVLEGSRHPCVEAQDWVNFIPNDCKLVRGKSWFQIITGPNMGGKSTFIRQVGVNILMAQVGSFVPCDKASISVRDCIFARVGAGDCQLRGVSTFMQEMLETASILKGATDKSLIIIDELGRGTSTYDGFGLAWAICEHIVDVIKGPTLFATHFHELTALANEYMDSDHSSNSAGIANYHVSAHIDSTNRKLTMLYKVEPGACDQSFGIHVAEFANFPESVVALAREKASELEDFSPASIITSDAKEATSKRKREFDSDDVSRGAARARQFLKDFSELPLDKIDMNQALQNLKELKTNLEKDATNNPWLQQFF; from the exons ATGGATGACAAATTTGAGGAACAAAACAAGCTTCCGGAGCTTAAACTCG ATGCCAAGCAAGCTCAAGGGTTTCTCTCATTCTTCAAAACGCTACCCAGT GACACTAGGGTTGTTCGGTTCTTCGATCGCCGA GATTATTACACAGCTCATGGGAACAATGCAACTTTCATAGCAAAGACTTATTACCATACTACAACTGCTTTACGGCAGTTGGGTAGTGGACCTGGTGCCATCTCTAGTGTTAGTGTGAGTAGAAACATGTTTGAGACAATAGCCCGTGACCTTCTCCTGGAGAGAACTGATCACACTCTTGAGTTGTATGAGGGTAGTGGCTCAAATTGGAGATTAGTTAAAACTGGGACCCCTGGGAATCTTGGAAGCTTTGAGGACATTCTTTTTGCAAATAATGAAATGCAAGATTCTCCCGTAATTGTAGCTCTTGTTCCAAACATTCGTGAAAATGGATGCGTAGTTGGGTTAGGTTATGTTGATCTTACTAAGAGAATGCTTGGATTGACAGAATTTCTTGATGATAGCCACTTCACAAATGTGGAATCTGCTTTGGTTGCTCTTGGTTGCAAAGAATGTCTTGTTCCTGTGGAGAGTACCAAATCTAGTGAATGTAGAGCTTTGCAAGAGGTAATGGCAAGGTGTGGTGTAATGGTAACTGAAAGAAAGAAATCTGAGTTTAAAGGAAGAGATTTGGTGCAGGATCTTGGTAGACTTGTTAAAGGTTCCATAGAACCAGTTCGAGATTTAGTCTCTGGGTTTGAGTTGGCACCTGGAGCATTGGGATCCATACTTTGTTATGCAGAACTACTTGCAGATGAGAATAATTATGGAAACTACACAATTAGAAGGTATGACCTTGACAGTTACATGAAGTTAGATTCTGCTGCTATGAGGGCACTAAATGTCCTGGAGAGCAAGTCGGATGCAAACAAGAACTTTAGCTTGTTTGGCCTCATGAATAGAACCTGTACAGCTGGAATGGGTAAAAGACTGTTGCACATGTGGCTGAAACAACCTTTATTGGATGTAAATGAAATTAACTGTCGGCTGGATTTGGTGCAAGCATTTGTTGAGGATGCTGAACTTCGCCAAGGTCTGAGGCAACATTTGAAACGAATTTCAGATGTTGAGCGGTTGGTGCGCAATCTTGAGAAGAAGAGAGCTGGCTTGGTGCATATTGTAAAACTTTATCAG TCAAGTATCAGACTTCCATATATCAAAGGTGCTTTGGAAAGATATGATGGGCAATTTGCATCATTGATTAAGGAAAGGTATTTGGACCATCTGAACTATTGGACTGATGATAATCACCTAAATAAGTTCATTGGTCTTGTGGAAACTTCAATTGACCTTGATCAGCTGGAGAATGGGGAGTACATGATTTCTGCTGCCTATGACTCAAACTTATCCTCTTTAAAAAATGAGCAAGAGTCACTAGAGCGGCAAATTCACAATTTGCATAAGCAAACTGCCAATGATCTTGATTTAGCTATTGATAAACTTAAGCTAGATAAAGGACCGCAGTTTGGACATGTCTTCAGAATTACCAAGAAGGAAGAGCCTAAAGTTAGGAAGAAACTGAACACCCAATTTATTATTCTTGAAACAAGAAAAGATGGAGTGAAATTTACCAATACAAAACTCAAGAAACTCGGGGACCAATACCAAAAGATAGTTGAGGAGTATAAAAACTGCCAAAAAGAACTGGTAGCTCGAGTAGTTCAAACTGCTTCAAGTTTCTCTGAG GTATTTGAGGGTATAGCTGTGCTGCTCTCTGAGTTGGATGTATTGCTCAGTTTTGCGGATCTGGCTGCTAATTGCCCAACTCCGTACACAAGGCCAGACATCACCCCTCCA GATGTGGGGGATATTGTACTAGAAGGAAGTAGACATCCTTGTGTGGAAGCTCAAGATTGGGTTAATTTCATTCCAAATGATTGTAAGCTA GTTAGGGGAAAGAGTTGGTTTCAGATTATTACTGGGCCCAACATGGGTGGAAAATCTACATTCATACGACAG GTCGGGGTCAATATCCTGATGGCACAAGTTGGTTCATTTGTTCCCTGTGACAAAGCTAGCATTTCTGTTCGTGACTGCATTTTTGCCCGTGTAGGAGCTGGAGATTGCCAG CTTCGTGGAGTTTCAACTTTTATGCAAGAAATGCTTGAGACTGCATCAATCCTGAAAGGAGCTACTGATAAATCATTGATTATTATTGATGAATTAGGCCGTGGAACATCAACTTATGATGGATTTG GCTTAGCTTGGGCCATTTGTGAGCACATTGTTGATGTGATTAAAGGACCTACACTATTTGCCACTCACTTCCATGAGCTGACTGCACTGGCTAATGAATATATGGATAGTGATCACTCCAGTAACAGTGCTGGTATAGCAAATTATCATGTTAGTGCACACATTGACTCTACAAATCGCAAGTTAACTATGCTTTACAAG GTTGAACCAGGTGCCTGTGATCAAAGTTTTGGGATTCATGTTGCAGAGTTTGCGAACTTTCCGGAGAGTGTAGTTGCCCTTGCAAGGGAAAAGGCATCTGAGTTGGAAGATTTCTCACCTGCATCTATTATTACTTCTGATGCTAAAGAG GCAACCTCCAAGCGCAAGAGAGAATTTGACTCTGATGATGTGTCTAGAGGGGCTGCCCGAGCCCGTCAGTTCCTGAAGGATTTCTCCGAGTTGCCACTAGACAAGATAGATATGAATCAAGCTTTGCAAAActtaaaagaattgaaaacaAACTTGGAGAAGGATGCAACAAATAATCCTTGGCTTCAGCAATTCTTCTAA